In Corvus cornix cornix isolate S_Up_H32 chromosome 4A, ASM73873v5, whole genome shotgun sequence, one genomic interval encodes:
- the LOC104691284 gene encoding transforming growth factor beta activator LRRC32-like isoform X2, with amino-acid sequence MSSMAETSHPWTTPQQPESLHHMELATLSQKNPNCAFWRVPREAWGRVPKECVSTRRHKDQEMPPQKKSLWVGHSSGCTDPTWSCRRDSSLLVPALGEESPMKVSCKGVGLRKFPKELGQGIKYLELSNNFIQNLSGSTMPGFGQLEYLDVCFNQLEAVSATALARLPRLHSLLLGSNHLDRNYLANGEAFHLLRNIEVLDLSVNNLESHMASWYISNLTSLRVLDLSGNMMTKLLAGTFRSSPRLRQLDLSNNYIMEIQEGAFEPLEELEVLNLALNSLHCISGFSLTQLRVLNLSHNALELFSSEEGAQPYLLRMLDLSHNRLLSFPELPKAHDLTHLNLSNNLIASLLPGSPHPREFVLLYKEMQRFNRTVHPTAALPHVADLDLSNNRLELFPFSFFHSLGTLHSLSLARNCLRDVVREFVSNGTELSVRSLDLHSNALRVLPRWFFDSLPHLESMDLGSNSLQPCESQVSDQGRDLGVDSHTSAPGDTCTPFYNVPHLKHLSLSKNNISRLQPYAFNQTLLHSLDLSGNRDLSIPTGALGGLELSLQELSLRDNLMDESQAALPCLGTLRVLDLSGNRLNLLPSGLSCSPLESLHIRDNNLQTLGKLGSWSHSLRAVSVAGNPWSCCSLGWLDALRAASVAVLDLPQACCAFQEHGRNISARITGTPHWICPQPKGTASLALLVALMGLSLLGAWAFCLLRKGQKAPECAGLGSNRVGVSQPHPKGEGPAEERPPDSVTEV; translated from the exons ATGAGCTCCATGGCTGAAACTTCACATCCTTGGACAACCCCTCAGCAGCCTGAGTCGCTCCATCACATGGAATTGGCCACACtgagccaaaaaaacccaaattgtGCATTTTGGAGAGTGCCCCGTGAAGCATGGGGGCGTGTCCCCAAGGAGTGTGTCAGCACTAGGCGGCACAAGGACCAGGAGATGCCACCACAAAAAAAGTCTCTGTGGGTGGGGCATAGCTCCGGGTGCACagatcccacctggagctgCCGCAGGGACAGTTCCCTTCTGGTTCCTGCCCTGGGCGAGGAG AGCCCCATGAAGGTGTCTTGCAAAGGAGTTGGCCTACGGAAGTTTCCCAAGGAGCTTGGCCAAGGAATTAAGTACCTTGAACTCTCCAACAACTTCATTCAAAACCTGTCAGGCAGCACCATGCCAGGATTTGGGCAGCTGGAGTACCTGGATGTGTGCTTCAACCAGCTGGAAGCTGTGTCAGCCACCGCCCTGGCTCGGCTGCCTCGGCTGCACTCGCTCCTCCTGGGATCGAACCACCTGGACCGGAATTACTTGGCTAACGGGGAAGCTTTCCATCTGCTCAGGAATATAGAGGTCCTGGACCTGTCTGTGAATAACCTGGAGAGCCACATGGCCAGCTGGTACATCAGCAACCTCACCAGCCTGAGGGTGCTGGATCTCTCCGGGAACATGATGACcaagctgctggcagggacctTCCGGAGCTCACCGCGGCTGCGCCAGCTCGACCTCAGCAACAACTACATCATGGAGATCCAGGAGGGAGCTTTCGAGCctctggaagagctggaggtGCTGAACTTGGCTTTGAATTCCCTGCACTGTATCTCTGGCTTCAGCCTCACACAGCTGCGAGTTTTAAACCTCAGCCACAACGCCCTGGAGCTGTTCTCCTCCGAGGAGGGAGCGCAGCCCTACCTGCTCCGAATGCTCGACTTGAGCCATAACAGACTCCTCTCGTTCCCAGAGCTCCCCAAAGCCCATGATCTCACACACTTAAACCTCTCCAACAACCTCAttgcttccctgctcccaggctcaCCCCATCCCAGGGAGTTCGTCCTGCTCTACAAGGAGATGCAGAGGTTCAACAGGACCGTGCATCCCACGGCCGCTCTGCCACATGTGGCTGACCTGGATCTCAGCAACAACCGCCTGGAGCTgttcccattttccttcttccacagCCTGGGCACCCTGCACAGCCTCAGCCTGGCGAGGAACTGTCTCCGGGATGTGGTCAGGGAGTTTGTCTCCAATGGCACGGAGCTGTCCGTGCGCTCGCTGGACCTCCACAGCAACGCCCTCCGCGTGCTGCCACGCTGGTTCTTCGATTCCCTGCCTCACCTGGAATCCATGGATCTGGGCTCCAACAGCCTTCAGCCTTGTGAGAGCCAGGTGAGTGACCAGGGAAGGGATTTGGGAGTGGATTCTCACACGTCAGCCCCCGGAGACACCTGCACCCCCTTCTACAACGTGCCTCACTTGAAGCACCTGAGCCTGTCCAAGAACAACAtctccaggctgcagccctACGCCTTCAACCAGACCCTGCTGCATTCCCTGGACCTGTCAGGAAACAGGGACTTGTCCATACCCACGGGAGCACTGGGGGGCTtggagctgtccctgcaggagctctCTCTGAGGGACAACCTGATGGACGAGAGCCAGGCAGCgctgccctgcctgggcacGCTCCGAGTGCTGGACCTGTCGGGCAACCGCCTGAACCTGCTGCCCTCGGGGCTTTCCTGCTCCCCGCTGGAGAGCCTGCACATTCGGGATAACAACCTGCAGACCTTGGGAAAGCTCGGGAGCTGGTCCCACAGCCTGAGGGCCGTGTCCGTGGCGGGGaacccctggagctgctgctcgcTGGGCTGGCTGGACGCTCTCCGTGCCGCCAGCGTGGCCGTGCTGGACCTGCCCCAAGCTTGCTGTGCCTTCCAGGAGCACGGCCGGAATATCTCAGCCAGGATCACCGGCACTCCCCACTGGATCTGTCCCCAGCCCAAGGGCACTgcctccctggctctgctcgTGGCCCTGATGGGCCTTTCCCTCCTCGGTGCCTGGGCTTTCTGCCTCCTGAGGAAAGGGCAGAAGGCTCCGGAATGTGCAGGACTCGGGAGCAACAGGGTGGGAgtctcccagccccatcccaaaGGAGAGGGGCCAGCCGAGGAGAGGCCACCTGACAGCGTCACCGAAGTGTAG
- the LOC104691284 gene encoding transforming growth factor beta activator LRRC32-like isoform X1 produces MAAEPSPAAPAVPGAGTACPWHRETPPNPLSFPTCHLCLLAFDVTAGPAGHLSCLLPIPPFLFPFPAALCRFFPLCELMSFFSHFRSYEHPHALSPSPIPSWSLFIQSLAPAQPASDAAGAGRGWRRPQPNMLWAPRGCFLLWLLSAILRAGASPEARPSPALCQQSPMKVSCKGVGLRKFPKELGQGIKYLELSNNFIQNLSGSTMPGFGQLEYLDVCFNQLEAVSATALARLPRLHSLLLGSNHLDRNYLANGEAFHLLRNIEVLDLSVNNLESHMASWYISNLTSLRVLDLSGNMMTKLLAGTFRSSPRLRQLDLSNNYIMEIQEGAFEPLEELEVLNLALNSLHCISGFSLTQLRVLNLSHNALELFSSEEGAQPYLLRMLDLSHNRLLSFPELPKAHDLTHLNLSNNLIASLLPGSPHPREFVLLYKEMQRFNRTVHPTAALPHVADLDLSNNRLELFPFSFFHSLGTLHSLSLARNCLRDVVREFVSNGTELSVRSLDLHSNALRVLPRWFFDSLPHLESMDLGSNSLQPCESQVSDQGRDLGVDSHTSAPGDTCTPFYNVPHLKHLSLSKNNISRLQPYAFNQTLLHSLDLSGNRDLSIPTGALGGLELSLQELSLRDNLMDESQAALPCLGTLRVLDLSGNRLNLLPSGLSCSPLESLHIRDNNLQTLGKLGSWSHSLRAVSVAGNPWSCCSLGWLDALRAASVAVLDLPQACCAFQEHGRNISARITGTPHWICPQPKGTASLALLVALMGLSLLGAWAFCLLRKGQKAPECAGLGSNRVGVSQPHPKGEGPAEERPPDSVTEV; encoded by the exons ATGGCTGCAGAGCCCTCGCCAGCTGCCCCTGCTGTCCcgggagctggcacagcctgtccctggcacagggaaacTCCCCCAAACCCTCTCAGCTTTCCTACGTGCcacctctgcctgctggcaTTTGATGTCACAGCGGGTCCGGCCGGTCACCTGAGCTGCCTCCTCCCCATCCCGCcgtttctctttcccttccctgcgGCTTTGTGCcgttttttccccctctgcgAGCTGatgtctttcttttcccacttcCGTAGCTACGAACACCCACATGCCTTATCTccttcccccatcccatcctggaGCCTATTTATACAGAGcctggctcctgcccagcctgccaGCGACGCCGCAGGAGCGGGACGGGGCTGGCGGCGCCCGCAGCCCAACATGCTCTGGGCTCCTCGGGGATGtttcctgctctggctgctctcGGCCATCCTCAGAGCCGGGGCTAGCCCGGAGGCGAGGCCCAGCCCCGCGCTGTGCCAGCAG AGCCCCATGAAGGTGTCTTGCAAAGGAGTTGGCCTACGGAAGTTTCCCAAGGAGCTTGGCCAAGGAATTAAGTACCTTGAACTCTCCAACAACTTCATTCAAAACCTGTCAGGCAGCACCATGCCAGGATTTGGGCAGCTGGAGTACCTGGATGTGTGCTTCAACCAGCTGGAAGCTGTGTCAGCCACCGCCCTGGCTCGGCTGCCTCGGCTGCACTCGCTCCTCCTGGGATCGAACCACCTGGACCGGAATTACTTGGCTAACGGGGAAGCTTTCCATCTGCTCAGGAATATAGAGGTCCTGGACCTGTCTGTGAATAACCTGGAGAGCCACATGGCCAGCTGGTACATCAGCAACCTCACCAGCCTGAGGGTGCTGGATCTCTCCGGGAACATGATGACcaagctgctggcagggacctTCCGGAGCTCACCGCGGCTGCGCCAGCTCGACCTCAGCAACAACTACATCATGGAGATCCAGGAGGGAGCTTTCGAGCctctggaagagctggaggtGCTGAACTTGGCTTTGAATTCCCTGCACTGTATCTCTGGCTTCAGCCTCACACAGCTGCGAGTTTTAAACCTCAGCCACAACGCCCTGGAGCTGTTCTCCTCCGAGGAGGGAGCGCAGCCCTACCTGCTCCGAATGCTCGACTTGAGCCATAACAGACTCCTCTCGTTCCCAGAGCTCCCCAAAGCCCATGATCTCACACACTTAAACCTCTCCAACAACCTCAttgcttccctgctcccaggctcaCCCCATCCCAGGGAGTTCGTCCTGCTCTACAAGGAGATGCAGAGGTTCAACAGGACCGTGCATCCCACGGCCGCTCTGCCACATGTGGCTGACCTGGATCTCAGCAACAACCGCCTGGAGCTgttcccattttccttcttccacagCCTGGGCACCCTGCACAGCCTCAGCCTGGCGAGGAACTGTCTCCGGGATGTGGTCAGGGAGTTTGTCTCCAATGGCACGGAGCTGTCCGTGCGCTCGCTGGACCTCCACAGCAACGCCCTCCGCGTGCTGCCACGCTGGTTCTTCGATTCCCTGCCTCACCTGGAATCCATGGATCTGGGCTCCAACAGCCTTCAGCCTTGTGAGAGCCAGGTGAGTGACCAGGGAAGGGATTTGGGAGTGGATTCTCACACGTCAGCCCCCGGAGACACCTGCACCCCCTTCTACAACGTGCCTCACTTGAAGCACCTGAGCCTGTCCAAGAACAACAtctccaggctgcagccctACGCCTTCAACCAGACCCTGCTGCATTCCCTGGACCTGTCAGGAAACAGGGACTTGTCCATACCCACGGGAGCACTGGGGGGCTtggagctgtccctgcaggagctctCTCTGAGGGACAACCTGATGGACGAGAGCCAGGCAGCgctgccctgcctgggcacGCTCCGAGTGCTGGACCTGTCGGGCAACCGCCTGAACCTGCTGCCCTCGGGGCTTTCCTGCTCCCCGCTGGAGAGCCTGCACATTCGGGATAACAACCTGCAGACCTTGGGAAAGCTCGGGAGCTGGTCCCACAGCCTGAGGGCCGTGTCCGTGGCGGGGaacccctggagctgctgctcgcTGGGCTGGCTGGACGCTCTCCGTGCCGCCAGCGTGGCCGTGCTGGACCTGCCCCAAGCTTGCTGTGCCTTCCAGGAGCACGGCCGGAATATCTCAGCCAGGATCACCGGCACTCCCCACTGGATCTGTCCCCAGCCCAAGGGCACTgcctccctggctctgctcgTGGCCCTGATGGGCCTTTCCCTCCTCGGTGCCTGGGCTTTCTGCCTCCTGAGGAAAGGGCAGAAGGCTCCGGAATGTGCAGGACTCGGGAGCAACAGGGTGGGAgtctcccagccccatcccaaaGGAGAGGGGCCAGCCGAGGAGAGGCCACCTGACAGCGTCACCGAAGTGTAG
- the LOC104691284 gene encoding transforming growth factor beta activator LRRC32-like isoform X3 — MKVSCKGVGLRKFPKELGQGIKYLELSNNFIQNLSGSTMPGFGQLEYLDVCFNQLEAVSATALARLPRLHSLLLGSNHLDRNYLANGEAFHLLRNIEVLDLSVNNLESHMASWYISNLTSLRVLDLSGNMMTKLLAGTFRSSPRLRQLDLSNNYIMEIQEGAFEPLEELEVLNLALNSLHCISGFSLTQLRVLNLSHNALELFSSEEGAQPYLLRMLDLSHNRLLSFPELPKAHDLTHLNLSNNLIASLLPGSPHPREFVLLYKEMQRFNRTVHPTAALPHVADLDLSNNRLELFPFSFFHSLGTLHSLSLARNCLRDVVREFVSNGTELSVRSLDLHSNALRVLPRWFFDSLPHLESMDLGSNSLQPCESQVSDQGRDLGVDSHTSAPGDTCTPFYNVPHLKHLSLSKNNISRLQPYAFNQTLLHSLDLSGNRDLSIPTGALGGLELSLQELSLRDNLMDESQAALPCLGTLRVLDLSGNRLNLLPSGLSCSPLESLHIRDNNLQTLGKLGSWSHSLRAVSVAGNPWSCCSLGWLDALRAASVAVLDLPQACCAFQEHGRNISARITGTPHWICPQPKGTASLALLVALMGLSLLGAWAFCLLRKGQKAPECAGLGSNRVGVSQPHPKGEGPAEERPPDSVTEV; from the coding sequence ATGAAGGTGTCTTGCAAAGGAGTTGGCCTACGGAAGTTTCCCAAGGAGCTTGGCCAAGGAATTAAGTACCTTGAACTCTCCAACAACTTCATTCAAAACCTGTCAGGCAGCACCATGCCAGGATTTGGGCAGCTGGAGTACCTGGATGTGTGCTTCAACCAGCTGGAAGCTGTGTCAGCCACCGCCCTGGCTCGGCTGCCTCGGCTGCACTCGCTCCTCCTGGGATCGAACCACCTGGACCGGAATTACTTGGCTAACGGGGAAGCTTTCCATCTGCTCAGGAATATAGAGGTCCTGGACCTGTCTGTGAATAACCTGGAGAGCCACATGGCCAGCTGGTACATCAGCAACCTCACCAGCCTGAGGGTGCTGGATCTCTCCGGGAACATGATGACcaagctgctggcagggacctTCCGGAGCTCACCGCGGCTGCGCCAGCTCGACCTCAGCAACAACTACATCATGGAGATCCAGGAGGGAGCTTTCGAGCctctggaagagctggaggtGCTGAACTTGGCTTTGAATTCCCTGCACTGTATCTCTGGCTTCAGCCTCACACAGCTGCGAGTTTTAAACCTCAGCCACAACGCCCTGGAGCTGTTCTCCTCCGAGGAGGGAGCGCAGCCCTACCTGCTCCGAATGCTCGACTTGAGCCATAACAGACTCCTCTCGTTCCCAGAGCTCCCCAAAGCCCATGATCTCACACACTTAAACCTCTCCAACAACCTCAttgcttccctgctcccaggctcaCCCCATCCCAGGGAGTTCGTCCTGCTCTACAAGGAGATGCAGAGGTTCAACAGGACCGTGCATCCCACGGCCGCTCTGCCACATGTGGCTGACCTGGATCTCAGCAACAACCGCCTGGAGCTgttcccattttccttcttccacagCCTGGGCACCCTGCACAGCCTCAGCCTGGCGAGGAACTGTCTCCGGGATGTGGTCAGGGAGTTTGTCTCCAATGGCACGGAGCTGTCCGTGCGCTCGCTGGACCTCCACAGCAACGCCCTCCGCGTGCTGCCACGCTGGTTCTTCGATTCCCTGCCTCACCTGGAATCCATGGATCTGGGCTCCAACAGCCTTCAGCCTTGTGAGAGCCAGGTGAGTGACCAGGGAAGGGATTTGGGAGTGGATTCTCACACGTCAGCCCCCGGAGACACCTGCACCCCCTTCTACAACGTGCCTCACTTGAAGCACCTGAGCCTGTCCAAGAACAACAtctccaggctgcagccctACGCCTTCAACCAGACCCTGCTGCATTCCCTGGACCTGTCAGGAAACAGGGACTTGTCCATACCCACGGGAGCACTGGGGGGCTtggagctgtccctgcaggagctctCTCTGAGGGACAACCTGATGGACGAGAGCCAGGCAGCgctgccctgcctgggcacGCTCCGAGTGCTGGACCTGTCGGGCAACCGCCTGAACCTGCTGCCCTCGGGGCTTTCCTGCTCCCCGCTGGAGAGCCTGCACATTCGGGATAACAACCTGCAGACCTTGGGAAAGCTCGGGAGCTGGTCCCACAGCCTGAGGGCCGTGTCCGTGGCGGGGaacccctggagctgctgctcgcTGGGCTGGCTGGACGCTCTCCGTGCCGCCAGCGTGGCCGTGCTGGACCTGCCCCAAGCTTGCTGTGCCTTCCAGGAGCACGGCCGGAATATCTCAGCCAGGATCACCGGCACTCCCCACTGGATCTGTCCCCAGCCCAAGGGCACTgcctccctggctctgctcgTGGCCCTGATGGGCCTTTCCCTCCTCGGTGCCTGGGCTTTCTGCCTCCTGAGGAAAGGGCAGAAGGCTCCGGAATGTGCAGGACTCGGGAGCAACAGGGTGGGAgtctcccagccccatcccaaaGGAGAGGGGCCAGCCGAGGAGAGGCCACCTGACAGCGTCACCGAAGTGTAG
- the LOC104691341 gene encoding protein Wnt-11b-like, whose amino-acid sequence MGRPAAAATALLCQLGLSAAIQWLGLAGSGVAWNESQHCRLLVPEQLQLCRRHLEVMPSIVRAARRTQALCQQSFADMRWNCSSIQRAPSFGRDLLTGTREAAFVHALAAAAVAQGIARSCASGELPLCSCGPGPSEPPAPGSRWGGCGDNLSHGLQLGAAFTEGSARAGTGGTPGLRAVNRHNGAVGRAVLRDSLDTRCKCHGVSGSCSVKTCWKGLPDLDEIASDLKSRYLAALKVTHRLVGPRKQLIPKEGDARPVTEMDLVYLINSPDYCTPNPQLGSLGTQDRPCNRSSVGSDSCDLLCCGRGYNTYTEEVTERCHCRYRWCCSVVCRRCRRSLQRHVCK is encoded by the exons AtgggccgccccgccgccgctgccaccgcgctgctgtgccagctgggcCTCTCCGCAGCCATCCAGTGGCT CGGGCTGGCGGGCAGCGGGGTGGCCTGGAACGAGAGCCAGCACTGCCGGCTGCTGGTGccggagcagctgcagctgtgccgCCGGCACCTGGAGGTGATGCCCAGCATCGTCCGGGCCGCCCGCCGGACGCAggccctgtgccagcagagcttTGCGGACATGAGGTGGAACTGCTCCTCCATCCAGCGTGCCCCCAGCTTCGGCCGCGACCTGCTCACAG GAACCCGGGAAGCCGCCTTCGTGCACGCCCTGGCAGCAGCGGCCGTGGCCCAGGGCATCGCCCGCTCCTGCGCCTCCGGAGAGCTCCCGCTGTGCTCCTGCGGCCCCGGCCCCTCCGAGCCCCCCGCGCCCGGCTCCCGCTGGGGCGGCTGCGGGGACAACCTGAGCCACGGCCTCCAGCTCGGGGCCGCCTTCACCGAGGGCTCCGCCAGAGCCGGCACCGGCGGCACGCCCGGGCTCAGGGCGGTGAACCGGCACAACGGAGCCGTGGGACGGGCG gtgCTCAGGGACTCCCTGGATACCAGGTGTAAATGCCACGGGGTTTCAGGCTCCTGCTCAGTGAAGACCTGCTGGAAAGGGCTGCCAGATCTGGATGAAATCGCCTCTGACCTCAAATCCAGGTACCTGGCAGCCCTCAAAGTGACCCACCGGCTCGTGGGGCCCAGGAAGCAGCTGATCCCCAAGGAAGGGGATGCCAGGCCAGTGACAGAGATGGACCTTGTTTATCTCATCAACTCTCCCGACTActgcaccccaaacccccagCTGGGCTCTCTGGGGACACAGGACAG GCCGTGCAACAGGAGCTCCGTGGGCAGTGACAGCTGtgacctgctgtgctgtggccGTGGCTACAACACCTACACGGAGGAGGTGACGGAGCGCTGCCACTGCCGCTACCGCTGGTGCTGCTCCGTGGTGTGCAGGCGCTGCCGGCGCAGCCTGCAGAGACATGTCTGCAAATAA
- the IGBP1 gene encoding LOW QUALITY PROTEIN: immunoglobulin-binding protein 1 (The sequence of the model RefSeq protein was modified relative to this genomic sequence to represent the inferred CDS: inserted 1 base in 1 codon), with amino-acid sequence MMAEAGAGGPRLAELLGLGQRLWDELEASTEPSSGAPAVQEKVRQGLDALQRAAAMVAQLELFSENEELEEIASADLKFMLLPALLGALTLKQVDLSRRREHLETAREHFLRFLRLCRNYGLGSFQLAPGTSSEEGAGSPSXPRDPAQPNLVAMAMSRTAKIERYKQKKELENKLASMSSSVESGTADEDQIREFYILQIQKWIGTSLEETESIEQELVILRSRDAARQAPAGFRGPSRPARPPLKPFILTRDAAQARVFGAGYPAVPSMTVNDWYEQRQRQGVVSTPQRVPAGASDEELQKQQQETQEEEDDEEALRKARDWDDWKDTHPRGYGNRHNMG; translated from the exons ATGATGGCGGAGGCGGGCGCGGGCGGCCCCCGGCTGGcggagctgctggggctgggacagcGGCTCTGGGACGAGCTGGAGGCCAGCACCGAGCCCTCCTCGGGAGCCCCGGCCGTGCAGGAGAAGGTGCGACAGGGGCTGGACGCGCTGCAGCGGGCGGCGGCCATGGTGGCgcagctggagctgttcag CGAGAAcgaggagctggaggaaatcGCCTCGGCCGACCTGAAATTTATGCTGCTGCCGGCGCTGCTGGGAGCCCTGACGCTGAAGCAGGTGGACctgagcaggagaagggagcacTTGGAGACTGCCCGGGAGCACTTCCTGCGCTTCCTCCGGCTCTGCAGGAACTACGGGCTGGGATCTTTCCAGCTGGCCCCCGGCACCTCCAGCGAGGAGGGAGCCGGGAGCCCCT GCCCCCGGGACCCCGCCCAGCCCAACCTGGTGGCCATGGCCATGAGTAGGACAGCCAAAATTGAAAG ATACAAACAgaagaaggagctggagaacaAATTGGCCTCCATGAGCAGCTCCGTGGAGAGCGGTACGGCGGATGAGGATCAGATCCGGGAGTTTTACATCCTCCAGATCCAGAAATGGATCGGcaccagcctggaggagactgagagcATCGAGCAGGAGCTGGTGAtcctgaggagcagggatgcagcCAGGCAG GCTCCAGCAGGTTTCCGCGGCCCTTCCCGGCCAGCCAGACCTCCATTGAAACCCTTCATCCTCACCCGGGATGCTGCTCAGGCCAG GGTGTTTGGAGCTGGCTATCCCGCGGTGCCCTCCATGACTGTGAATGACTGGTACGAGCAGCGCCAGAGGCAGGGAGTTGTGTCCACCCCTCAGAGGGTTCCAG CAGGTGCAAGTgatgaggagctgcagaagcagcagcaggagacacaggaggaggaggatgatgaaGAAGCTCTTCGGAAAGCTCGGGACTGGGACGACTGGAAGGACACACACCCCCGGGGCTACGGCAACAGGCACAACATGGGCTGA